The genomic window CGGAGACGGGAAGGTGGCCGCGTGTCACTGAGGAGGACGGGGGCCCGGCGAAGGCAAGAGCGGCAACCGTTTCTGAGGAAGGCGCGGGGGCAAAAAGCGGTGCTGGGGAACGGCCACCGGAGGTCGAGGCGagggggaagcggcggcgacggcaggaacatccggaggcggtggaggcaggCGTGGCGGGCGACGAGGAGAGGGGTGGCGGACGCCTGTAGTAGGCCCATGGGGGGAGGAGGCTGCGTCTTCAAGCCGTCCGTTTCTCCgccctactatttttttttattattgtgggtgtgaagctgacatgtgggttttataggtttttttttcggatcaaattgccacgtaaatGCCACGTTATATGAAGAATGAGTCAAATAAGCCACGTAAGCTaaaaccaccatccaaaccACCGGTTTTGACAATTGAGGGGCGCATTGGATATGGTTTTTcagttgaaggatgaaaatcggattcgtcgacaagttaagggacaccagatgaacttattcctttttctcCCGTAGCGCGCGCGGCCCACAGCCTACACGGCCCACCTCGCGCGCTACCCCCCCAGTGGGCAGTGGCGACGCTATCCTCTCCATCCGCTCGCGGCTCGCGCTCGCCCATCCAATCCACCGCAAAGCCGAAGCGTGAGCAAAGTGAGCAAAGTGCCCTCGAGCCAGAGCCATGGCCATGTCCCTCTCCCTCGCGCGCGTCGCGCTCCCGCctctgctgcagcagcaggggGGCGCCCCCAGGAAGCTCCACCCCGGCGCCCTCGCGTTCCCCGCCAAGTCGTTCTTCGGCGCGCCGCTGGCGGCCGTCGCGGTCTCccccgcgtcggcggcggcggcgtcgccgctccGTCGCAGGCCGtcgtccgcctccgccgtcgtcgcggcggggAAGGGGTACAAGATGAAGACCCACAAGGTACGGCGCGGCTTGGTTGGTGCTGTTCTGGTGTGGATTGCTGCTGCTGGGGCTGATTGATTTCTGtgggaattttttttcaggCGTCGGCGAAGCGTTTCCGGGTGACGGGGAGGGGGAAGATcgtgcggcggcgcgccgggaaGCAGCACCTTCTCAGCAAGAAGAACACCAAGCGCAGGAAGAGGCTATCCAAGATGgtatgcttcttcttcttctcttctccccccacCACCCTGCAATCCAGATACAGTGCAGCACAAATTCTGGTCTACTAGTTGTCCAGCTTATCTAGCCATGGAATTTGCTGGTGTTCCTATGCTTAATTTTGGTTTGGATTGCAATGTGAGCTGTGGAATGCTAAATTGCTAAGTGAGACTGAGAGTGACTGAGTGAGTGTGGTTCAGCTCATGGTGCTATGGAATGCGCCGAATTTGGGATGTTCTATTTGTGAATTTCGGGGCAATATGCATAGCTGTCTCCTAGTACCTATGTGTCTGAATCTGATTGTGGGTCACATATCTGTGCATTCTAGATTGTATGGGAATCAAATGAGTGGCATTTGTAGCTTCTTTCTAAACTTTGATGTGTTCAGCTCTTCTGTTCGCGATAACTAATTAGTAATTTcactcattttttttcagaGTTCATGGTCCACTATTAGTtcttacaacaaaaaatatttttagaagcCACTTCTTTATGTCTATGTGCTATTGTGCTAAGTCCTACTTaatattagcatatttttaaattgctgAATAATAATATGCCATGCTCTTTGAGTATTTTTTGGGAAGTTAAAAAGATTGTCGAATGTCTTATCCATTTGATTATTGGGGATCTGACAACATAATTAACAGCCATAAACTTTGTTGTAATATTAGAAGCTCAGTAGGCTGAGTGTTATAATTATTGTGCACACGCAAAAGTACATACCAGCAATCGATAATTTAATTGCTCATCTATCCCAATCTCCCCTTGATATCAATCCATGATTGGTATGTGTCCTTTACATTTTTCTGTTCTAATAATAATGTGCAAATGCATCATACACATTTTGCATTGGAGTGTTTTGTCGAAATGAAGTCCACTATTTTTGTACACTTCTTCTGTAACTGAGTCTCCATATTATTTTATAGAGGTTTGGTCTTTCCCCCCTGAAGTTCAGTTTTCCCATTTCTTACCTCTCAGATCCTTAAAGTAAAGCACACCCTACACTAAATTTGAGATAGGAAGCTTTCTTGTAGGCCCAACATCTGTTCTACTTGTATCACCAATGTTTGGTAATTAAGCGGCTGAAAAGAAACATTATTACAATAAGAAAATAACAATGATTTGCTGGGGGTGTAGTCTATTTTAGTAGCTTCTGAAGTCCTAAAAGTGTCATCACAAATCAAGGACAACTTCACTGGAAGTCTAAAACTTGTCATTGTGTACCGCCCTCTAAGAGAACATTGTTATCTTTCTCGCAGATCCAAGTTAACAAGAGCGACTACAACAACGTGACGGGCGCACTGCCCTACCTCAAAGTGAACAGGAATGCAGAATGAGATCTCCTAGGTCTTGCAAACATGCTTCTGTTTCGTTTCATCAAATTGTAATTTTGTGTATCTTCTTTGTATTTCTTTTCTGAATATCAAGGTCCCAAGTCATACCAAGCAAGCACAAACAATTATTCATGCCAACATGTTCAAAAATGAGTTGCACTTGCACGAGCTAGTTATTTACAAgtcctttttccccttttgaCAAAGAAAATTCCAACTGATAATGAAAGCAACTATTAAGGAGTAAGAACATGAGTGGTTGACTATGCAAGGCGTCTCCCATTATACCTGTGACTAATAGCATCTGATTTAATTTGCATTAAGTAATATGTGCAGACTTAAGAAGTGAAAAAAGTCGTTTATTTGAGCTCTTCTGTGTGAAACTGCGAACTCACCTAAATGGACATCTAAGCATTTTTTGGACTATTTGCTTAATTTAGCAAGAAGACCGTTTATTTATTGACTCGTTCACACGATGCCAAAGTGAcatctatgtattttttttttaatttagcaaGAAGATCGTTTATTTATTGGTTTGTTTGGTTGTATGGCGGCATGGCGCCACCCATTGCCCAAATCTACTGAGTTAGTGTTTGATTAGTTGTTGCAATTGTGGCAATCCATATTTTAGTACTCCATGCGCTCAAATGTCATACACACAATTCCTAGCTAAACAATGCCACCCCGTTGTCAATCCACACTGGTGACAAATTGAGTTATGACACGGTTAGGTTATAGTCTATCATGTCCTCAATCTGCATATGTGGTACGCACATACATTTTTATTGACTTCCATGCATATAGCAATTGATTAATAACATTGAAATAAGGGAGGATCAAAATAGAATAAGATTTGTTTAAGTTTAGTTGTTGGTGGACCCCCACCAGGCCACCACAGAGAGGCAACCGTTTGAAGGAAAAGCGAAAAACGAATTGTGCATTAACTAAAGTCATTCCACTTGGAGTTGATATTCACTaaagaaaagttcaaaaacaaacaTTGATAACCTACTGGAACCTATGGAAAGTCATTCTACTCGAATCCATGATTCCAATAGAAATCTAAAACCACAGTAGCAACGTTTATTATACAACAAACTCATCCCAAAACCATTAAATATCAACCACATGCTCCTACTTCTATGGAAAGTAATGCTGCCCGAATGATAGATTCACTACAAAATGTGCACAACTGTCAAAAAATAACATCAGACTATTGAAAAACATATAGAAAATCATTCTGCTCAAATCCTAAGATTCGCTAGAGAAACCTGAACCACACTAGTGACATTTATTATTACAAGAATGTCATGgtagaaataattaaattaCAATAAGAAGTTCCAACTTCTACGGAAAGTagttcctttgaatcaaagattCTCAAAATAGAACATGCAAAACCATCAAATAATAACTATAGGCTATTGAAACTTATAAAAAGCCACCCCGCTAGAATCCAAGATTTGCTAGAGAAACCCAAAACTACAACAACTTTtgttatagagtaaatttcacaaaaccgcATGTTTTGGGGGCATTAGAAGCAAATACCCTTGGTCTTGTAATTTGTTTCAACAAGCCCCGATTTTTGAGGCAACATGTTTTAAAAGACATAAGCACAAACATAGATTGTCCATTTGGCTGTATaataattgtttaaaaaatatatgagacATTTTACTATGTATACACATTGGCCATATTTTTCAACAATCATTGGTTGTCGATAGTATGAACATTTGTATATATAAATGGTAGACATGGCATTATTAGTGTGGATTATGTTATGATTTTTCAATCATAGAGTGCGAGTGAGAAAGGAGATGAAGTAGAAAGAATGGACGTGTATTTAGAGCATATTAATGTGAATATATATCTAAATAATGTAATGCATAACATTggaagtgagtttttttaaaacataaaccTAGTGTTTCTTGAAACATCTTGCCCCCAAAACATGGGGTTCCTTGAAACAAATAAGAATAAATAGGGTTTTGCATCACGGATGCCTCAAAACCAGGGATTTTGTGAACTTACTCGTTATTTATATAGAAATGCTAATGTGAAAACCATTAAATTAATAACATGCTAGTACTTCTATGTAAAGTAATTCCACTCAAGTTAGAGATTCGCTAAATAGAATATGGAAAattgtcaaattataataatagGATAAATGAAAAACTTATGACAAGTCATTCTGCTCGAATCATGAGATTTGTAGGAGAAACCCGAAACTACACTAGCAACATTTGTAATACAACAATGTCATCACAAAACCATTAAATTACAACAACAAGATCCTATTTCCGCGGAAAGTAATTCCGTGCAAACCAGAGATTTGCAAACTAGAACATGCAAAGCCATCAAATAATTACTATAGTTATTGAACCTAGAAAGTCATTCTACTCGAATCCCAAGATCCATTGAAGAAATCCAAAAAtgcactaacaaaaaaaattatagagtaaatttcactaaACCCTAGGTTTTGGGACATTTTTAGCAGAATACCCTAGGTTTTGTAATTTGTTCCAACAAACGCTTGGTTATGGggcattatgttttttttttttaaaaaatcacaggCACAAACTTAGATAGTACATTGGGCTATATAATAATTGTTAAAAAAACTCGtatgatacatttttttttactatgtacACACATTGGCCATAATTTTAACAATAGTTGGTTGTCAATAGTATGACCGTTTGTGTATGTATATAAGTGGTTGACATGGCGTTATTAATGGGGATTATGTTATTTGCTTTCATATAGTGTGAGTGAGAAAGGAGGAAAAATAGATAGATGGGCATTGTATTTATGGCATATTAATATGTGAATACATGCATAAATAATACCATGTATAACTACAAAACACGAGTATTTTACATAAAACCGTggttttttgaaatatttttacccCAAAACACGTGATTCCttaaaacaaatcacaataaTGGGGGGTTTTGCATTACGAATGCCCTAAATCTTGGGATATATATTATAGAGCAACACCAACATGAAAACATTAAATTACATTTCATCAATAAATCCACTGTTTTTGTGCACTTTTTCTGTAAATGAGTGCAATGGGTGTTTTGTTGAAATGTAAATCCACTGTTTTGTGCACTTTTTTAGTATCCATTATACTTTATAGAGGTTTGGGGTTTCCCCCTTGAGGTTTGCTCTTCCTGATTCTTACTACATCTTATATACTTAAATCTCACCTTACACTAAATTTGAGATAGGCAGCTTTCTTATACTTCCCAACATTAGTTCTACATgtatcaccatttttttttttcagaattaaGGACCTGAAAAGAaacattgttattattattttcttgtaAGAAAATACCAATAACTTACTGGTTATGTATAGTCCATTTAAGTACTTTAGTCCTCAAAGTGTCATACTGTGAATCAAGGGGTAACTTCATTGGAAGTCTAATACATGTCATTGTGTGCTTCAAAACACAATTTACATGTCCTCTAAGAGAATGCACATTGCTATCTTTATCGCAGGTCCAAGATAACCAGAGCGACCACAACAACGTGATAGGCACACTGCCCTAGCTCAAAGCGAACCAGAATGCAAAATAAGATCTCCTAGGTCTTGCAAACCTGCTTCTGTCTCATTTCATCAACTTGCAATTTTGTGTCTCTTATTTGTATTTCTTTATGAATATCAAGGTCCCAAGTTAGATCAAGTAAGCATAAACAATTTTTCATGCCAACATGTTCAAAAATTTTGCACGGTCTAGTTCTTTACAACAttttgcaagtttttttttccccttttgacAAAGAAAATTCCTGTTGATATTGAAAGCAATTAGTATTAAAAAGTACAAACACGGGTGATTGACCATGCAAGGCCAGCTGAAATAAACCACAAAAGGACAATCCCTATTATACCGGTGACTAAATAACATTTGATTTAATTGCattaaataatatatgcaaGACTTGAGAAGTAAAAAAACGAGTCatttatttgaactcttctATGTGAAACTGTGTGCTCACCAATTGAAATCTACGTGCTTTTATTGGAATACAAATAAACATCTCGTGTTCAGTTTAGCACGAAAATCGTTTATTTATTGACGTATTCACGGCTTCATGCCATGCCACAGTgatatctatatttttttatagtagaAGAATATCATTCTTTGAGGGCTTCTTTGGTTGTATGCCACACATTCCGTAAGCCTTAGGTGTGTTACAATTTATTGGGTTAGTGTTTGATTTATTATTGTAATTATGGCAAGCCACATTTTGTTACTTCAAATGTCATACACACAAAATTCATAGCAAAACATTCTCACCCTTATGGCTAATAAAACAATGGTCACACTTCGTGAGTTTGTGTGGCAAGTCACACTTGTAAAAAAATGAGTTATGACAAGGTTAGGTTataaccaaacatgcccttaatcTCTATATCACAAAACCTCTAAATACTAGCTAAAGTCATTCAACTTGGAACCTGTATTTGCTAAATAAATGAACAAAAACTTATGTAACACTCATAATCTAATAGATAAATCTAAAACTACATTAGCATTGTTTATTATACAATAAGCTCATCGAAAAATCATTAAATATCAACCACATGCTCCTACTTCTATGGAAATTGATTCCTCTCGAATCATAGATTCACTAAATAGAACATTCAAAATAATCAAATAATAATGGCATGCTATTGAAAAATGTATTGACCATATTTACTCTTTATTCTACAGCAATGCAAACACGAGAACATTAAATTATAACAACATGCTTCTACTTGTATTTAGCAAATCTCTGATTCAAGCAGAATTACTTATCATAGACCTTGCCACCGTGCTAGTGTGAGTAACATTTATTATCCAACAAATACAACGGAAGCTTTAAATAATCATTTTGTTAGTATCATAGTGCTAGTATCATCATTTTGCTGTATTTATAGCGTAACAAATACAACAAAAGTTTCAAATAATATACACTAGTACCATCATTGTCACCAATGAATTAATTGAAAGCCAGCCACACTAGAGATGGTTTTCAACTATAGCACACATGGAGTAAgagcatttaactatttaccattATTTGGCAATCATATCTAAATAACAACAAACTATTGAAAGTCAAAGAAAGTGACATGTTATTGGGACCGACAGAAAGTAATTTTGCTTAAACCCAAAATTCGCCAAAGAGAAACATGAAACCACACTAGTaaaatgtatataaaaaaattaaacccaAGGGAAGAGACGTTCTAAATACATTGctttaagataaaaaaaatccctaaaaGCCGGTTAGATGCACCCTATCACCTTAGCTACATGCCACGACCACGGAAAACACATAGCgatggaccttttttttttttgcgtgagCCAGTAGTGATTGAGCCCTCGTCAGCGGCCTCACTCGTTGGGATCTTACCATCGTGCTAcgaacaacatatataattcaACAAATACAATAAATGATTTTTATATTATACACCTAGCTTCATCATTTATGAAAACCAGCAAAACCAGATGTGGTTTCCAACTGTAGCCCATAGAAAAAGGGCATTTAAACATTTACCAATATTCGGTGCACACACATTTACTCCTCGCATCAAGGCTCTCGCAAAAGTGGGAAGAACAGTCCAATAGAACATCAACCAGTGAAGTGTTAGTGGCAGCGGAAGAAGAAACATGCATGCAACAATAGTCAGGAATTTAAAGCTAGGGATTTGCACGCACACAGGCCAAAATACCTTCCAAATTTCTCTGCGAGGGAGCGCGTGAATTCCACCCCCATCTACTGTCCtgatcctctcctctcctcgtcgATATAAGTGACGCCCTCCCCCTCGCTATTGCACCCATCCCTCTCTGACCTCGAGTTGCAGCTTCTTGTGCTGTTTTGAGCCAGCATTCGAGGGAACCCATCGGAAAAGATCTGAAAGGTGGGGGTTCTAGGAGGGTTTCTTGGTGTTCTTGTATTGGTTTTGGTGGGTTCTTGCTGGGGGtgcggagggggagggagatttTGGTGGTCAGTCGTTCGTCCAGATTGGGGTTTTCTTGTTGCTGAtcgtgtttgtttttttttttttttttttaccaagggGATCCAAGGGACGAACATGGCGGCGACGCAGGCGACGGCCGCCAGAAAATTCCCAGAGGGTTTGCGCGTGCTTGCCGTCGACGATAGCCCCGTTTGCCTCATGCTCCTGGAGGCGTTGCTTCGCCGGTGCAAGTACCAACGTGAGTTCTTGGCTTGTTAGCCGAGTTGTTTAGTTAGATCTTTTttttgtatagatttttttcttgttgtttGCTTGATTTCTGCGGTGGCCGGGATGTAGCGACGATGACGAGGGATGCGGCGACAGCGCTACAGATGCTCCGGGAGAGGCCGGGGGATTTCGACCTGGTGATTAGCGACGTGCACATGCTGGACATGGACGGCTTCAAGCTTCTCGAGCTCATCGGCCTTGAGATGGATCTCCCCGTCATCAGTAAAACCCCTTCCTTCACACCAACTTTCCATTTTTCATGCATGTCATGGCTTCCCTTTCTTGGTATTTGTC from Oryza glaberrima chromosome 6, OglaRS2, whole genome shotgun sequence includes these protein-coding regions:
- the LOC127775841 gene encoding 50S ribosomal protein L35, chloroplastic; this encodes MAMSLSLARVALPPLLQQQGGAPRKLHPGALAFPAKSFFGAPLAAVAVSPASAAAASPLRRRPSSASAVVAAGKGYKMKTHKASAKRFRVTGRGKIVRRRAGKQHLLSKKNTKRRKRLSKMIQVNKSDYNNVTGALPYLKVNRNAE